The following proteins are co-located in the Camelina sativa cultivar DH55 chromosome 12, Cs, whole genome shotgun sequence genome:
- the LOC104731966 gene encoding U-box domain-containing protein 4, with translation MWTFHQSSNTVXVTALLNLSLHDQNKTVIAAGGAIKSLVWVLKTGTETSKQNAACALLSLALLEENKGSIGACGAIPPLVSLLLNGSCRGKKDALTTLYKLCTLQQNKERAVTAGAVKPLVDLVAEEGTGMAEKAMVVLSSLAAIDEGKEAIVEEGGIAALVEAIEDGSVKGKEFAILTLLQLCSDSVRNRGLLVREGAIPPLVGLSQSGSVSVRAKRKAERLLGYLREPRNEGCSTSP, from the exons ATGTGGACGTTTCATCAGTCTAGTAAT ACTGTAAANGTCACAGCTCTCTTGAACCTCTCTTTACACGACCAGAATAAAACTGTAATCGCCGCAGGAGGAGCGATTAAATCACTAGTGTGGGTACTCAAGACCGGGACGGAGACTTCAAAGCAGAACGCAGCGTGTGCGTTGCTTAGTTTGGCACTGTTGGAAGAGAACAAAGGCTCAATCGGAGCATGCGGTGCGATTCCGCCGCTTGTTTCTCTTCTGTTGAACGGATCTTGTAGGGGGAAGAAGGATGCTCTGACGACGCTTTACAAGCTGTGTACACTTCAGCAAAACAAGGAGAGAGCGGTTACTGCTGGAGCTGTGAAGCCGTTGGTGGACCTTGTGGCGGAGGAAGGAACTGGAATGGCGGAGAAGGCGATGGTGGTTTTGAGTAGCCTTGCTGCGATAGACGAAGGCAAAGAGGCTATAGTAGAGGAAGGAGGCATCGCAGCGCTTGTTGAGGCCATCGAGGATGGATCTGTTAAAGGGAAAGAATTTGCGATCTTGACGCTGTTGCAGCTTTGTTCTGATAGCGTTAGAAACCGTGGGTTGCTTGTGAGGGAAGGTGCGATTCCTCCACTTGTGGGTCTATCTCAGAGCGGCTCTGTTAGTGTTAGAGCTAAGCGCAAG GCAGAAAGACTTCTGGGGTATCTTCGGGAGCCAAGGAATGAGGGATGTTCAACAAGCCCTTGA